The Lysobacter enzymogenes DNA segment TAGCGTTGCCAGTAATCGGCGGCAGCCTGATGGTCGCGCGATTCCAGCCACGCGATGTAGTCGCGGTACGGCGGCGGCGCTGCGTCTTCGCTCTGGCCGGCGTAGACCTGGAACAGCTCCTGCGCCAACAACCCCATCGACCAGCCGTCGATCAGCGCGTGGTGGTGGGTCCAGGCCAGGCAATGGCGGCGCGCGTCCAGCCGCGCCAGCAGTACCCGCATCGGCGGCGCCTCGCCGAGCGCGAACGCGCGGCGGCGTTCGTCGTCGAGCGCGCGTTCGAGTTCGGCGTCGCGCTGGTCTTCGGCCAGTGCGCTCAGATCGATCTCGCGCCACGGTAGCGCGACCTCGCGCATCACCGCCTGCAGCAGGCGTTCGCCGCCGCGGTCGAGGAAGGCCGTGCGCAGCACCGGATGGCGCCGCACCAGCTCGACCCAGGCCGCGCGCAGGCGCTGCGGATCGGCGCCGTCGAGCGTCAGCCGCAGCTGGGTCAGGTACACGCCGTCGGGGTTGGCGCCGTCGCTCATCAGCAGCAGGCCCTGCTGCATGCCGGTGCACGGGTACAGGTCCTGCAGCGTCGGGTAGTGGCGGCGCAGGTCCTGCAACTCGGCCGGGGTGCAGTCGGCCAGCGACCACGCCGATTCGGACGCGCCGTCGTCCTGCGTGCCCACGCCCACACCGGCGCCCGGGCCGCCGTCGTCGTCGGCGATCTCGGCCAGCGCGCGCTCCAACTGCGCGGCCAGAGCGGCGATGCTCGCGGCCTGGAACTGGCGTTCGCTGTAGTCGATGCGCAAGGTCAGCGCGCCGTGTTCGACGCCGCCTTCCACGTTCAAGGCGTGGCTGCGGCGGCGACGCGCGCCGATGCGGCTGCCGCCGCGATCCGGATCGAACGCGCCGAGGTAGTTGAACAGCACCTGCGATTCGCGGCCGTCGCGCGCCTGTTCCAGGTCCTCGTCGCGGGCCAGTTCGTTGAGCACCCCGAAGCCGATGCCGGCGTGCGGCACCGCCGCCAGCGCCGCGCCGGCGGCGCGCAGCTGGCTGCGCAGGTCGTCGCGCAGACGCGCCAGGCGCAGCGGATACAGCGCGGTGAACCAGCCCACGGTCTGGCTCAGGTCGACGCCGTCGAAGCCCGGCACGTCGCTCAGATCCGGACGACCGTGGCTTTCCAGATCGATGCGGATCGCATCCACCGATTGCCACTGACCCAGCGCGCGGCCGAGCGCGGCGGTCAGCAGCTCGTGGATGCGCAGGCCGTGGCGCGACGTGGCCTGGTCGAGCAGGCGCCGGGTCAATGCCGACGGCAGGCGCAGCTCGTGCTGGCGGCTGCTCGACTGCGCGGACGCTTCGTCGTCGCCGTCGAAGGCCAACGCCGCCGCAGGCGCGCGCAGCTGTTCCAGCCAATAGCGCTTCTCGGCGTCGAGCTCACCGCTGTAAGCGTAATCGTGCAGGCGCGCGGCCCAGTCCTGATACCCGGTCGCGCCCTTGCGCGCCAGCCGTACCGCTTCGCCGCGGCCGAGCTGGTCGAGCGCAGTGGCGAGGTCTTCGGCCAACACCTGCCACGACACCACGTCCACCACCAAGTGATGCATCACCCACAGCAGCCGCGAGCCGTTGGCGTCGCGCAACCACAGCCAGCGCAGCAGCCGGCCTTGCTTGACGTCGAGCTCGGCCATCGCCGCGTCGACCTGGGCGTGGATGTGCTCGCGCGCGGTCGCCGGCGCCTGCGCGGCGTCGCCGTCGATCTCGACGATGGCGTCGTCCCAGGCCTCGGCCGACAAGGCCTCGGCGCGGTACTGCGCCATCCAGCCGCCGGCGCTTTCGCGGAACTTCAAGCGCAGCGCGTCGTGACGCGAGACGAGGGCCAGCAACGCCGCCTGCAATTGCGCGCGGCCGATGCCGTCGGCCAGCGCCACGTCGGCGTATTGCACGTAGCGGCCGTGTTCGGCGCGGTCGGCTTGCAGGAAGCGCGCCTGGATCGGCAGCAAGCGCTGCTCGCCCTTGCTCGCCTCCTCGGCGTTCGCATCGACGACGACAGCGACGGCGGGCGCGGCGGCCGGCGCCGCGGCGGCGCCCAGACGCGAGGCGATCTGGCGGATGGTCTTTTCCTCGGTCAACAGACGCGGAGTCAGCGCGATGCCGCGCTTGCCGGCGCGCGACACGACCTGGATCGCCAGGATCGAATCGCCGCCGATGGCGTAGAAGCTGTCGTCGACGCCGAAGCGGTCGCTGCCCAGCACCTGTTTCCACACCTCCCACAGCGCGGTTTCCAGCTCGCCCTGCGGTTCGACGAACGCGCTGTGGGCGTAGGCCGAATGATCGGGTTCGGGCAGCCGCGCGCGGTCGGCCTTGCCGTTGGCGTTGCGCGGGATCGCCTCGATCAGCACGAACGCGGCCGGCACCATGTACTCGGGCAATTCGGCCTTGAGCTTGGCCGCGAACGAACCGATCAGGCGGCTGCGCGCGGCGTCGTCGGCCGGCCACTGGCGCGGCACCACGTAGGCCACCAGTTGCTTGCGCGCGCCGTCGTCGCGCGCGGCCACCAGCGCCTGGCGCACCTGCTCGTGCGCGGCCAGGGCGTGTTCGATCTCGCCCAGTTCGATGCGGAAGCCGCGCACCTTGACCTGATGGTCGAGGCGGCCGAGATATTCGACCGTGCCGTCGGCGCGCCAGCGCGCCAGGTCGCCGGTGCGGTACAGGCGTTCGCCGGCGACGAACGGGCTGTCGAGGAAACGTTCGGCGGTGAGCTGCGGCTGGCCGAGATAACCGCGGCCGACCGCGACGCCGCCGATGAACAGCTCGCCGCCGACGCCGACCGGCAACGGCCGCAGGCGTTCGTCGAGCACGTACAGGCGGGTGTTCCACAGCGGCCGGCCGATCGGCACGATCGCGCTGTCGGCGCGCTCGACCGCGCAACCGCTGGCTTCGATCGCGGTCTCGGTCGGCCCGAACAGGTTGTACAGCGCCGCGTCGGACGTCGCCAGGAAACGCGCCGCCATCGCCCCGGGCAGCGCCTCGCCGCTGGCGAACAGGCGCCGCAGCGAGGCGCAGCCGCGCAGTTCGTCCTCGTCGAGGAACACCTGCAGCATCGACGGCACGAAGTTGAGCGTGGTCACGCCGTGCTCGCGCACCATCGCGCCGAGGTAGGCCGGGTCGCGGTGGCCGCCGGGCTTGGCGATCACCAGGGTCGCGCCGTTGAGCAGCGGCCAGAAGATCTCCATCACCGATACGTCGAACGACAGCGGCGTCTTCTGCAGCACCACGTCGCTGGCGTCCATGCCGTAGCTGGCCTGCAGCCACTGCATCAGATTGACCAGCGAGCGGTGCTGGTTCATCGACGCCTTGGGCTTGCCGGTCGAGCCGGAGGTGAAGATCACATAGATCAGGTCGTCCGGGCCGACGCCGCTGTCGGGCGCGACCGCGTCGTGCGCGGCGATCCGCGCCCAATCGGCGTCGAGTTCCAGCGTGCGCACCGCGGCGTCGAGCTGGGCCAGCGCCTGCTCGCGCAGATGATGCTGGGTCAGGACCAGATCGACGCCGATGTCGGCGACCATCGCCGCCAGCCGCTGCGCCGGCAGTTCCGGGTCCAGCGGCACCCAGGCGCCACCGGCCTTGAGGATGCCGAGCACGCCGACGATCATCTCCAGCGAACGTTCGGCGCACAGGCCGACCACACGGTCCGGGCCGACGCCGAGCGTGCGCAGGTGCTGCGCCAGCCGGTTGGCGCGCGCGTCGAGTTCGGCGTAGCCCAAGCGCTGGCCGTCGAACACCAGCGCGGTCGCCTGCGGCGTGCGCGCGGCCTGCTCGGCGAACAGCTCGTGCAGGCAACGGTCGTCGCTGTAGGCGTGGTCGGTGGCGTTCCATTCGTGCAGCAGGCGCTGGCGCCAGGCCTGCGGCAGCAACTCGGCTTCGCTCCAGCGCACGCCCTCGCCGTCGAGCAGCAGGCCGACCAGATGCTGGTACAGGTCCAGCCACATCGCGATGGAGGCCTCGTCGAACAGGCCGGCGTCGTAGCCGATGCGCACGCCGTATTCGAGTTCGCCGTCGCCGTCCTGGCGTTCGATCAGGCCGAAGATGAAGCGGTAATTGGTGGATTCGTAGCCGCCGACCAGCTGCGGCCGCGGCGCGTCCTGGCGCTCGCCGTAGCGGTGGCTTTCGATGTTGAACAAGGTCGCGAACAGCTCGTCGTCCAGGCGCGGCTTGACCGCTTCGTGGATCTGCGACAGCGGGAACGCCGCGCCTTCGCGCATGCGCGCGAGCTGGCGGTCGACGCTGGCGACGACCGCGTCGAGCGCGCGTTCGCCGTCGATGTCCAGTACCAGCGGCAAGGTGTTGACGCAGCAGCCGGTGATCGTCTCGACCCCGGCGATGTCTTCCATGCGCCCGCTCTGGATCACGCCGCAGCGCACCTGCGCCTGGCCGCCGAGGCAGCGCAGCAGGCAGGCGTAGCCGGCCAGCCACAGGCTGTTGGCGGTGACGCCCGACTGCGAGGCGCGCGCGCGCACGCGGCCGCCGAGTTCGCGGTCGATGGACGCGGTGAACAGGCGCGTGTCCTGCGCCGCGGTCTCGACCGGCAACGCGCTCGGCAGCTGCGCCGACAGCGGCGCCCACGGCAGCCCGGTCCAGTGCGCCAGCCACGCCGGATCGGCCTGCAGGCGGCGCTGCTGGGCGACGACGTCGGCCATGCCGGCCAGCGGCGCGGCCGGCAGCGGCACCGCTTCGCCGAGGTGGTGGCGGTAGCTCTGCAGCAGGTCGGCCAGCAGCAGGTCGATCGACCAGCCGTCGTGGATCAGGTGATGGATCGACAGCAAGGCATGGAAGTGCTCGCCGCCGTCGTCGATGGCCTGCAGTTCGAACAACGGCGCGCGCTCCAGCCGCACCGGCTGCAGCCGCGCCTGCTGCTGCAGGCGCTGCGCCAGCGCCGCGCCCTCGCCCGTCGCGGCGCGATGCACGCGCGGCTCGAACGCCAAATGCGCCAACACCAGCTGTTGCGGCTCCAGGCCATCGACCTCGCGCACCACGGTGCGCAGGCAATCGTGGCGCGCGATCCAATCGGCGGCCGCGCGGCTCCAGGCCTCGCCGTCGAACGCGCGCGGCATGCGATAGACCATCTGCACCTGGTAGGTGTCGGGATGGCGGTGCATGGTCCGCTGCATGTCGGTCAGCGGATACAGACCTTGCGGCTGCGCGTCGGCGGGTACCGCCGCGGCCTGCGCGCGGTCGAGCCCGGCGAGCGGGAAATCCGCCGGCGTCCAGCGCCGCTGCGCCGGGTCGCAGCAATGCGCGACGATCTCGCGCAGCGCCTGGATCAGCGCCGGGCCGAAGCGTCCGGCGCTGTCGCCGGGCCAGCCGGCCGGATCGTGGTACAGGCTCAGGATCAGCTCGCCGTCGCGGATCTCGCCTTCCACCGACAGCGCGTACGGGCTGGCGTTGCCCGCGCCGAGTTCGATCGCCGCCATCGGCACGGTGCGCCAGCCCTGCTGCTGGCGCTGGATCACGCCGGAGAAATTGAACAGCACCTGCGGCGCGCGATACGCGGCGAACGCCGCGCGCAGCGCCGGGTCCTGGGCCAGATAGCGCAACGCGTAGAAATCGCGGCCGCGCGCCGGCACCGCGGCGCGGGTTTCCTTGAGTTCGACCAGCCAGTCGCCGAGCGCGTCGGCGCCGGTCTGCGCCGGCACCGCCAGCGCCAGCGGATGCACGCTGGTGAACCAGCCGACAGTGCGGTCCAGGCCCTGAGCGCCGGCGTACTCCTCGTCGCGGCCGTGCCATTCCACATCGATGGCGACGCGCTGCGCGCCGAGCGTGCGCGCCAGCGCGAGATAGGTCGCGGCCAGCACCAGTTCCTCGGCGCTCTGGCGGTAGCAGTCCGGCGCCTGTTCGAGCAAGCGGCGGCTGTCCTCGCGCGAGAGCCGATGCTCTGCAACGACAACCTCGCCGACGATGGCTTCGCCGGCCGCGCCGCGCGCGGAGGCGATCGGCAGCGGCGGCGTCGCCGCGACCGCCTCCAGCAGCGGGCTCCACTGCGCCAGTTGGCGCGCCGGCTCGCGGCCGGCGTCGGCGTTGAGGCGCTGCGACCAATCCAGATAGGCCAGGCTCTTGCCCGGCAGCACGTCCTGGGCCGAGGCCGCGTCGGCGTCGTAGAGATGACGCAGGTCGTCGAGCAGGATGCCGTGGCTGACCGTATCCACCAGCAGGTGATGCAACACCCACACCACGCGCGTGCGCTGGGCGGTGCGCAGCACCGCGATGCGGAACAGCGGCGCCTGGGCCAGATCGAGTTCGCCGGCGAGTTCGTCGCGGCAGCGCGCGGCGGCGGCGTCGAGCTCGGCCTCGGCAAGATCGCGCACGATCAGCGGCGGCAGCTCGAACCCTTCGGCGGCGCCCGCGTCCGGCTGGATGTCCTGGCGCCACGAGGCGGCCTCGCGGCCGCGCGCGCCCAGGCGCACGAAGCGCGCGCGCAGTTGGTCGTGATAGTCCGCCAGTTGGGCGAAGGCGCGGCGCAGGCGCTCCAGGTCCAGCGGCTGCGCGCTTTCGAACGCGAGCGTCTGGCAGAAGTCGCCGGGGTTGCCCAGGTCGAGGTCGAAGAACCAGCCCTGGATCGGGCTCAGCGGCGCGCTGCCGTGCACGCTGGCGTAGTCGCGCTGGGCGTGACGGCCGCCGCGGCGCAGCAGTTCGGCGAAGTCGGCCAGGCGCGGGCGCGCCAGCAACTGCGCCGAGGTCGCGTGGTAGCCCAGGCGCTTGAGCGCCGACATCACCACCAGCGAGGTCAGCGAGTCGCCGCCGAGGTGGACGAAATTGTCCTCGCGCGAGACCTGCGGCTGCTGCAACACGCCGCTCCAGATCCGCGCGATCTGCTGTTCCAGTTCGTCGGCGTGATCCTCGCCGCCCTGCTCCGGCTGCGGCGCCGCGGCCTGGGCCAGGCGCTCGCGCAGCGCGCGGTAGTCGGTCTTGCCGTTGACGGTCAGCGGCAGCGCGTCGAGCCACACCAGCCGGTTGGGCAGCGCCCAGGCCGGCAGCGCCTGGCCGAGCGCGGCGCGCACCGCGTCCTCGGGCTGGGCGGCGCCGGCGCAGAACCCGACCAGCTGCTTGCCGGCGTCCAGGTCCACCGCGACCACCGCCGCGGCGCCGACGCCCGGCAACTGGCGCAGCGCGGCTTCGACTTCGCCCGGTTCCAGGCGATGGCCGCGCAGCTTGATCTGATCGTCCACGCGCCCGGCGAAGATCAGCCGGTTGCGTTCGTCCAGGCACGACAGGTCGCCGCTGCGGTACCAGCGCATGCGCTCGAAGCTGAGGAACTTGTCGCGGGTCATGTCCTCGCGCTTGAGATAACCGTGGGTCACGCCCGCGCCGCCGATCAGCAGCTCGCCGATGGCGCCGCGCGGCAGCGCGTGGTTGAAGCGGTTGACCACGCGCACGGCGGTGTTGGCGATCGGCTCGCCGATGGCGATGGGTTCGTGCGGATCGGGCAGATGGCGCGCGTGCCACGCGGTCGAGAGGATCGTGGTCTCGGTCGGGCCGTAGGCGTTGACGTACTGCAGGTGCGGCTGCCAGCGCCGGATCAGCTCGTGGTCGGGCGCCGAGCCCGCGGTCAGCAGGGTGCGCTGGTACGGCAGGCGTTCGGGCGAAAGATGCTTGGCGTACTGCGGCGGGAACGCCGAGAAGCTGACCCGGTGCTCGCTCATGTACGCCTGCAGGCGCTCGGGATCGTCGATCAGCGCGGCCGGCAGGATCACCAGGCTCAGGCCGTTGAGCAGGGTCGAATGGATCTCGGCGACCGAGGCGTCGAAGGTGAACGGCGCGAACTGCGAGACCACGTCGTCGGCATCGACCAGCTCGGCGATGTGGCCGACGAAGTTCAGCAGGTTGCCGTGGCCGACCTTGACCCCCTTGGGGCGGCCGGTCGAGCCGGACGTGAAGATCGCATAGGCCAGGTCGTCGCTGGCCAGCGTCTGCTCCTGGCGCGGCCGCGACGGGCCGCGCTCGGCCGGCAGCGCGTCGATGTCCAGGCAGTGCGCCTGCGCCAGCGCGGCGCGGATCGGCGCGACGCAGTCGGCTTCGGCCAGGACGAAGCGCATGTCGGCGTCGTCGGCCATCGCCTGCAGGCGCGCGGCCGGCTGCTGCGCGTCCATCGGCACGAACGCCGCGCCGATCTTCAGCACCGCCAGCTGCGCGGCGACCATGCGCCGGTTGCGGCCGAAGCACACGCCGACGAAGTCGCCGACCCCGGCGCCGGCTTCGTGCAGGGCCTGGGCCCAACGCTCGGCCAGCGCGTCGAGTTCGGCGAAACCGATCCGGCCCTCGCCGTCGATCACCGCGACCTTGTGCGGGTGCTCGGCCACGCGCGCGGCGAAACGCTCGACCAGATTGCCGGCGATGGGCGCGTCGGGGCCGGCCATGTGCGCGCGCACCGCGCCATCGTGATGGGTCCCGTCGGACAGCGCGTCCAGGGCCGACAGCAAGGTCTCGGGCTGATCGGCCATGGCCGCCAGCAAGCGCGTCCACAGGCCGATGGCGAAACGCTGGTAGGACTCGCTGAAACGGCTGGCGTCGCAATCCACGACCCAGCGGCCGCGCTCGTGGATCAGCGCGAATTCGGTCTGGCCCGGATCGCTGGCGCCGTGCAGCAGCACCGCGTGGCAGCGCAGCTGGTCGGCCAGGCCGACGTGGGTGGCGTCGTCGCGATCGAGCCAGCCGGCTTCGTCCTCGCGCCATTGCCGCTGCACCTGCTCGCGCAGTTCGCCCAGCGAGGTGGTGGCATCGACCGCGCTGGTCAGCGGCCAGCACTTGCCTTCGCGCCGGCCGAGCAGGCAGGTGATCACCGGCTCGTCGTTGTAGCGCAGCCAATGCAGCGCCGCATGCCAGGCCGCCACGCAGGTGGCCAGGTCGGCGGTCGCCGGCGCCGCGCATTCCAGCGCGCGGCGCTGGCCGTGATCCTGCGCGCAGGCGTTGCCGTCGTTGAGCGAGCTCGAAAGATCCAGGCCGTGGTCGGCGTAAGGCAGGCTCACGGTATTCGTTGACTCGTGCTCGACGGACATTCCTTGCTCTCCACCGTTGCGTGCTGCGGTCTGCGGGTTGCGGATGTGGGGACGGCTGCGCCGGCGCGGCCGCGGCTACGCGGCCAACTGGCCGAGCAGGCGCTGCACCGTTTCCAGGTTGCGGCCGAACTGGTTGATCGACACCGCGTGGGCGACGCGGTCGCCGTAGCCGTGCTTGATGAAGCCCGACAAGGTGCCGGTCGGGCCGAGGTCGACGAAGCGGATCGGCTCGCCCTGGCTGAGCGAGCCGATCAGCTGGTGGAAGTCCACCGGCTGGCGGATCACGTCCCAGAAGTACTGCGCGTCGAAGGCCTCGACCTCGCGCCCGCGCATCGCCGAGTACATCGGCAGGCGCGGCGCCTGGCTGCGCACGGCCTGGGCGTGGCGGCGGAATTCGGCCTCGATCGGATCGACCCCGGCCGAATGGAAAGCGTGATCCACCGGCAGCAGCAGCGACGCCACGTCGACTTCGTCGAGCCGCTGCTTGATCGCCTGCAAGACATCCTGCGCGGCGCTGACCACGAAATTGCGGCCGAAGTTGACGCTGGCCAGGGCCGCGCCGGCGTACAGCTGCGGATGGCGCTGGAAGTGATCGACCGAGGTCAGCACGGTCAGCATGCCGCCGCCGCGGGTCTGCTGGTCGAGCAGGCCGGCCTGGCGCACCACCAGCGCCATGGCGTCTTCCAGCGAGATCGCGCCGGCGACGACCGCGGCCACGTATTCGCCGAGGCTGTAGCCGAGCACGCCGTCGGGCTCGATGCCGGCGTCGATCAGCACCTGGGTCAGGCTGTAGCCGAGGCTGAACAAGGCCGGATGCGACAGCCGCACGTCGGTCATGTCGTGATGCTTGCGGCTGTCGTCGTAGAGCTCGGCGACCATGCCGCGGCCGGTGTGGGCGCGGTGCAGCGCATCGCAGGCGTCCATCGCCGCGCGGAACGCGTCGTTGTGGCGGTACAGCTCCTGGCCCATCAGGTAGTACTGCGAGCCCTGGCCGGAGTACATGAACACCGTGCGCGGGCGGCCGTCGCGCGCGGCGGCCCGCGCCGGCGCCGCGGCGGCCGCGGGCGCTTCGCTCAACGCCAGCGGCGCCTGCTTGATCTTGAATTGGAGGTTGGTCAGCACGTCGCCCGGACCGATCTCTTCCAGCTCGACCGGGCCCTGCGCCAGCAGCCACGACATCGATTCGTACCACTTCACCGGATGGGTGATCTGGCGCACCAGCAGGTCGCGGTAGTCCTGCGCCGGATACGGCCGCGCGCTGACGTTGGCGATCACCTGCGCGCGCAGCGGGCGCAACTCGAAACCGGCGGCGAAGTCGGCGAAGCGCGCCTGCACGTCCTGCATGAAGCGCGAGTGGAACGCGGCGCTGACGTTGAGGCGGACGAAACGCGCGCCGGCGTCGGCGAACAAGGTCTCGCATCGTTGGATCTGGTCGAAGTCGCCGGAGATCACCGTCTGCATGGCCGAATTGACGTTGGCCAGGTCGATCCGGTCGAATTCCGATTCCGCCAGCAACCGCGCGACCCGCGCCTGGTCGATGCCGATCACCGCCGCCATCGCCCCGCGCGGCGCCTGCGCCATCAGCCGGCCGCGCTCGGCGACCAGGGCCAGGCCGGTGCGGAAGTCGAACGCGTCGGCGGCGAACAGCGCGGCGAACTCGCCCAGGCTGTGGCCGGCGTAGACCGCCGGCAGCGCATCGCCGCGGTCGCGCCGTTCCAGGAACGCCAGCGCCGACACGGCGAACAGCGCCGGCTGGGTGTACTGGGTCTGGCGCAGCAGGTCGCCCTTGCCGTCCAGTGCGTCCTCAAGGCACAGCTCGCGGATCGAATAGCCCAGCACCTCGTCCGCTTCGCGGACCAGGTGCGGATAGCGCTCGAAACCGGCCGCGCCCATGCCCTTGTGCTGGGACCCCTGTCCCGGGAACACCCAAACCGATGTCATGCGTGCATCTCTCTGGCGTTGCGCTGCGTGCGCAATGGTGTGCGTGCGCGCGCGGCCGGCGCGGGCCGGCCGCGTGGCGGGACGGCTCAGGCGGCGGCGACGGCTTCGCGGCCCGCGTCGGCGCCTTCGAGCTTGCGCTGCAACAGCGCGACCACATCGCCCAGGGTGTACAGGTCGCGCTTCTCGGCGTCGCCCACGGCCACGCCCAGGCGCTGT contains these protein-coding regions:
- the fabD gene encoding ACP S-malonyltransferase encodes the protein MTSVWVFPGQGSQHKGMGAAGFERYPHLVREADEVLGYSIRELCLEDALDGKGDLLRQTQYTQPALFAVSALAFLERRDRGDALPAVYAGHSLGEFAALFAADAFDFRTGLALVAERGRLMAQAPRGAMAAVIGIDQARVARLLAESEFDRIDLANVNSAMQTVISGDFDQIQRCETLFADAGARFVRLNVSAAFHSRFMQDVQARFADFAAGFELRPLRAQVIANVSARPYPAQDYRDLLVRQITHPVKWYESMSWLLAQGPVELEEIGPGDVLTNLQFKIKQAPLALSEAPAAAAAPARAAARDGRPRTVFMYSGQGSQYYLMGQELYRHNDAFRAAMDACDALHRAHTGRGMVAELYDDSRKHHDMTDVRLSHPALFSLGYSLTQVLIDAGIEPDGVLGYSLGEYVAAVVAGAISLEDAMALVVRQAGLLDQQTRGGGMLTVLTSVDHFQRHPQLYAGAALASVNFGRNFVVSAAQDVLQAIKQRLDEVDVASLLLPVDHAFHSAGVDPIEAEFRRHAQAVRSQAPRLPMYSAMRGREVEAFDAQYFWDVIRQPVDFHQLIGSLSQGEPIRFVDLGPTGTLSGFIKHGYGDRVAHAVSINQFGRNLETVQRLLGQLAA